A single genomic interval of Apis cerana isolate GH-2021 linkage group LG14, AcerK_1.0, whole genome shotgun sequence harbors:
- the LOC107992563 gene encoding uncharacterized protein LOC107992563 — MLKQVTPEKGIYIIWLSVALSLCWPLSINSTRKQIVCMKILQIGAIISAFMIFLPLIYTIYLNLDNLNMFFKCICLLMGIFQHIVQTITCFIKYDTLQRVVEEMMICIKEMQLYEIMCVYVAKCNVFYGGTIILIYTTATIFILGPTFLPITFPWETEYPFQVNYTSRNLIIYIHQFFFTYQCAAHICVSMFVALLLWFTSARFECLVKELQKTTNIEMLIVCLKKQLLLRRYAEDVVNCIRFIIFYTMVLSTIVLTLSGIILITTSSLLVKIQFLTICVSILLEIYMYAWPADHMYDMNETCRMRSFYFLHILLSFHLQRFSITVLRSVYDSIWYDQTLNMQKLVLTTLIYQKPITISINVVLPQLTLHYYCLVR, encoded by the exons ATGTTGAAACAAGTGACTCCAGAGAAaggcatttatattatatggcTTAGCGTAGCTTTATCTCTTTGTTGGCCACTTTCTATTAATAGTACCAGAAAGCAAATTGTgtgtatgaaaattttacaaatcggTGCCATTATTAGCGCTTTCATGATATTTCTACCTCTAatttatacgatttatttgaatttagacAATCTTAAcatgttttttaaatgtatttgctTATTAATGGGTATATTTCAACATATTGTACAAACTATTACatgctttataaaatatgatacttTACAA CGAGTAGTCGAAGAAATGATGATATGTATTAAAGAAAtgcaattatatgaaattatgtgtgtatatgtcgCGAAATGTAATGTTTTCTACGGAggaactattatattaatatatacaactgcaactatttttatattaggacCAACATTCTTACCAATTACTTTTCCCTGGGAAACAGAATATCCATTTCAAGTTAATTATACATCTagaaatcttattatatatatacatcaattttttttcacttatcaATGCGCTGCACATATATGTGTAAGTATGTTTGTAGCGCTTCTACTTTGGTTCACATCCGCAAGATTTGAATGTTTAGTTAAGGAATTACAGAAAActacaaatattgaaatgttaATCGTTTGccttaaaaaacaattacttttaaggag ATATGCAGAAGATGTAGTGAATTGtattcgttttataatattttatactatggTATTAAGCACAATTGTACTGACTTTATCTGGAATTATACTGATTACA ACTTCATCATTACTtgtgaaaatacaatttttaactatatgCGTATCCATACTTCtggaaatttatatgtatgcatGGCCAGCTGATCATATGTATGATATg AATGAAACATGTAGAATGAGATCCTTTTATTTCCTTCATATTCTACTCTCGTTCCATCTCCAAAGATtt AGCATAACCGTTTTACGAAGTGTTTATGATTCAATATGGTATGATCAGAcgttaaatatgcaaaaactCGTGTTGACTACATTGATATATCAAAAACCAATAACTATTTCGATTAATGTTGTATTACCACAACTTACTttgcattattattgtttggtaagataa